In a single window of the Candidatus Melainabacteria bacterium RIFOXYA2_FULL_32_9 genome:
- a CDS encoding MBL fold hydrolase encodes MSVIVHKVNDNVHLLRSIDANRKLFDELIPLPDGTSYNAYLIKGSEKTALIDTTYPPKIEFLTNRLKELGVDKLDYIISNHAEQDHSGAIPKLLEIYPEAKIVTNAKCKALIMEFLLVSDDKFIVVGDRETLSLGDKTLEFILAPWVHWPDTMFTYLKEDKILFSCDFLGSHLAIDDLFITDEDNVYKAAKRYYAEIMMPFRAHIKKHLEKIDTLEVDLIMPSHGPSYQNPDFILNAYKDWASDNVKNEVVIAYVSMYESTRMMVDYLSQILTSNKITVKTFDLIKTDIGELAMDIVDAATIVIASPTVLTGAHPVAANATYLVNALRPKTKFASIIGSFGWGGNMVEQLKGMLGNLKVELIEPVMIKGQPKEADFALLDSLAKEIINKHENS; translated from the coding sequence ATGTCCGTAATAGTTCACAAGGTAAATGATAATGTTCATCTTCTGCGCTCAATTGATGCAAACAGAAAACTCTTTGATGAATTAATACCTTTACCTGATGGCACAAGTTATAACGCTTATCTTATTAAAGGCAGTGAAAAAACAGCTCTTATAGATACAACTTATCCTCCAAAAATCGAGTTTCTGACAAACAGGCTTAAAGAACTTGGAGTTGATAAATTAGATTACATTATCTCTAATCATGCCGAGCAGGATCATTCAGGGGCTATTCCAAAATTATTGGAGATTTACCCTGAAGCAAAAATCGTTACTAATGCAAAATGTAAAGCCTTAATTATGGAATTTTTGTTGGTAAGTGATGATAAATTTATTGTAGTAGGTGATAGAGAAACTCTTTCATTAGGTGATAAGACATTGGAATTCATTCTTGCCCCCTGGGTTCACTGGCCTGATACAATGTTCACTTATCTAAAAGAAGATAAAATCTTATTTAGCTGTGACTTTTTAGGCTCACACCTTGCTATAGATGATTTATTCATAACAGATGAGGATAATGTCTATAAGGCAGCAAAAAGATATTATGCTGAGATTATGATGCCATTTAGGGCGCATATTAAAAAGCATCTTGAAAAGATTGATACGCTTGAAGTTGATCTAATCATGCCAAGTCATGGCCCATCATATCAAAATCCAGATTTTATACTTAATGCATATAAAGATTGGGCTTCAGATAATGTAAAGAATGAAGTCGTCATAGCATATGTTTCAATGTATGAAAGTACTAGAATGATGGTAGATTACTTAAGTCAAATTCTTACAAGCAATAAAATCACAGTAAAAACTTTTGACTTGATTAAAACTGATATCGGTGAACTTGCTATGGATATTGTAGATGCTGCCACAATAGTAATTGCATCTCCCACAGTCCTTACAGGTGCACACCCTGTTGCAGCAAATGCTACTTATCTGGTTAATGCATTAAGGCCAAAAACAAAGTTTGCCTCTATAATCGGTTCTTTTGGCTGGGGAGGCAATATGGTCGAACAGCTTAAAGGCATGCTGGGTAATTTAAAAGTCGAACTCATTGAGCCTGTAATGATTAAAGGCCAACCCAAGGAAGCAGATTTTGCTTTACTGGATAGTCTGGCAAAAGAAATTATTAATAAACATGAGAACTCAAT
- a CDS encoding Rubredoxin, with the protein MEKYRCLVCNYVYDPEAGEPGNGIAPGTSFSELPDDWTCPLCGAGKEEFEKED; encoded by the coding sequence ATGGAAAAGTATAGATGCTTAGTTTGTAACTACGTTTATGACCCGGAAGCAGGTGAACCTGGTAACGGAATTGCACCTGGAACATCATTTAGTGAATTACCTGATGATTGGACATGTCCTCTTTGCGGAGCAGGTAAAGAAGAATTTGAAAAAGAGGACTAA
- a CDS encoding rubrerythrin, giving the protein METAQKKSLKGTKTEHNLMAAFAGESQARNRYTYYASAAKKEGYEQISAIFLETADNEKEHAKRFFKFLEGNDVEINATYPSKFGNTMENLKAAAGGEHEEWEMLYPEFAKVAKEEGFPEVATAFLKIAEVEKHHEQRYLKLLENVENGTVFKKDVEVEWKCRNCGYIHTGKIAPELCPACIHPKAFYEVNVENY; this is encoded by the coding sequence ATGGAAACAGCACAAAAAAAGTCCTTAAAAGGCACTAAAACAGAGCATAATTTAATGGCAGCTTTTGCCGGTGAGTCACAAGCTAGAAATCGCTATACTTACTATGCAAGTGCTGCTAAAAAAGAAGGATATGAACAAATCTCAGCTATTTTCCTTGAGACAGCTGACAATGAAAAAGAGCATGCTAAAAGATTTTTTAAATTTTTAGAAGGAAATGACGTTGAAATAAACGCAACTTATCCATCAAAATTTGGAAATACAATGGAAAACCTTAAAGCAGCAGCAGGTGGTGAGCATGAAGAATGGGAAATGCTTTATCCTGAATTCGCTAAAGTTGCAAAAGAAGAAGGATTTCCTGAAGTTGCAACTGCATTTTTAAAAATTGCAGAAGTAGAAAAACATCATGAACAGCGTTATTTAAAATTATTAGAAAACGTTGAAAATGGTACAGTATTCAAAAAAGATGTAGAAGTTGAATGGAAATGCAGAAACTGTGGCTATATTCATACAGGCAAAATAGCTCCAGAGCTTTGCCCTGCTTGTATACATCCAAAAGCATTTTATGAAGTTAACGTAGAGAATTATTAA